A region of Aquarana catesbeiana isolate 2022-GZ linkage group LG08, ASM4218655v1, whole genome shotgun sequence DNA encodes the following proteins:
- the LOC141104676 gene encoding uncharacterized protein isoform X2, whose protein sequence is MMEGDMTERILDLTLEIIYLLTGESFPPVKSGDQVTITVPPPQFLTPEKTNNMQKILEVIKKMMELLTGEVPIRCQDVTVYFSMEEWEYLEGHKDLYKDVKLENEETLISPDGHDVWNTSEEHLMSSTDDYSIIQYSPDIKPTIEHVDHGLYCAERSADPSNLEELFVDAPNIYEDLHSTPAPEDPCKLEELSELRIDIPNIYSGVHSMDTSADSSNPEDVSDKLHIITLSLSPGASIAERTPDPKPEEPSYSPSDTVLYKSEEIYPLSLDEKGLTSTLEVHPSTDMDDLLFSCSECGKRFATKLHLVRHVTVHSRLRPFVCLECGKSFTSKSHLTRHVSHHTGVRPYSCSECGKSFIDKCVLVKHLRYHTGERPFVCAECGQSFVEKAHLNRHSKLHTGETPFSCSECGKCFHRKDTLIKHQRTHTSKRVYTCKKCGKGFAHRGMLIMHRQTHAGERPFSCAECGKRFKQKMSLQRHWKLHVEESSTLCLECGETFETKSELQVHQSAHTGEKTLSCSECEKLFVRKSDLVRHQRVHSGERPFSCSECGKSFTQKGSLDVHIKVHTGEKPFSCAECGKCFIQKTHLLAHQRVHTGELPFACSECGKCFSQKRYLVSHQRSHIGERAFSCSQCGKCFTRKESLLRHKKLHSGLRPYSCSECGKCFPQKGDLLAHQRSHMGERPFSCLLCGKCYSQKRHLLRHQTSHTGERPFSCLQCGKCFTRKEGLIRHERLHTGVRPYSCSECGKCFNQKVHLLTHQKTHTGRLPYSCSECGKTFRLEKCLKKHQRSHTSKFSCSECGKSFNQERQLIKHQRSHTGERPFSCSECGKCFSQERYLIKHQKSHTGEHPFACSECGKSFTRKDSLIRHEKIHSGDRPHSCSECGKCFSQKQDLLSHQRIHMGERPFACPLCGKCYSQKRHLQRHQSSHTGMLRFPCPQCGKCFTRKEGLVRHGRLHTGVRPYSCSECGKCFFQKVHLLRHQRTHTNKPLFTCLECGKSFKTKSDFILHQFEHGV, encoded by the exons ATGATGGAGGGGGACATGACTGAGAGGATCCtagacctcaccctggagatcatctacctgctgaccggagag AGTTTTCCTCCAGTGAAGTCTGGTGACCAGGTGACCATCACAGTTCCTCCACCTCAATTCCTCACACCTGAGAAAAccaacaacatgcagaagattctagaagtcatcaagaagatgatggagctgctgacaggagag gttcctataaggtgtcaggatgtcactgtctatttctccatggaggagtgggagtatttagaaggacacaaggatctctacaaggacgtcaagCTAGAGAACGAGGAGACCCTTATATCACCAG ATGGACACGATGTGTGGAATACCTCAGAGGAACATCTTATGTCCTCCACAGATGATTACAGCATCATACAATATTCTCCAGACATAAAGCCCACCATTGAACATGTAGATCACGGACTTTACTGTGCGGAGAGATCAGCGGACCCCTCTAATCTCGAGGAACTTTTTGTTGATGCCCCAAATATTTATGAAGACCTTCACAGTACACCTGCTCCAGAAGATCCATGTAAACTTGAGGAGCTTTCTGAGTTACGTATTGATATCCCGAATATTTATTCGGGAGTTCACAGTATGGACACGTCGGCAGATTCCTCCAATCCTGAGGACGTTTCTGATAAGTTACACATTATTACCCTGAGTTTGTCTCCAGGAGCTTCCATTGCAGAAAGGACACCAGATCCGAAACCTGAGGAACCTTCTTATAGTCCCTCAGATACTGTTCTATACAAATCTGAAGAGATATATCCATTGTCTTTGGATGAGAAAGGCTTAACATCAACTCTTGAAGTACACCCGAGCACAGACATGGACGATCTGCTGTTCTCGTGTTCCGAGTGCGGGAAGCGTTTCGCCACAAAATTGCACCTTGTCCGTCACGTGACAGTTCACAGCAGACTGCGGCCCTTTGTGTGCTTGGAGTGCGGGAAAAGCTTCACCTCGAAATCGCATCTCACCAGACACGTAAGCCATCACACGGGGGTGCGGCCCTAttcctgttcggagtgcgggaaatcctTCATCGACAAATGTGTCCTCGTCAAACACCTGAGATATCACACAGGCGAGAGGCCGTTTGTGTGCGCGGAGTGCGGGCAGTCCTTTGTAGAGAAAGCCCACCTGAATAGGCACTCCAAACTTCACACGGGCGAGACCCCtttttcgtgttcagagtgcgggaagtgtttccaccGGAAGGACACCCTCATTAAACACCAGCGAACCCACACGAGCAAGAGGGTGTACACGTGTAAGAAGTGCGGGAAAGGTTTCGCCCACAGGGGCATGCTGATCATGCACCGGCAAACCCACGCGGGCGAGCGGCCGTTTTCTTGCGCAGAGTGCGGAAAGCGCTTCAAGCAGAAAATGTCACTGCAGCGGCACTGGAAGCTTCACGTAGAGGAGAGTTCCACGTTGTGTTTGGAGTGTGGGGAAACCTTCGAAACGAAATCGGAGCTTCAAGTGCATCAAAGCGCTCACACGGGCGAGAAGACCCTATCGTGTTCGGAGTGCGAGAAACTGTTCGTGAGGAAGTCAGACCTGGTTAGACATCAGAGAGTTCACTCTGGCGAGAGGCCCTTTtcgtgttctgagtgcgggaaaagcTTCACACAGAAAGGAAGCCTTGACGTGCATATCAAAGtccacacgggtgagaagccgttcTCCTGTgcggagtgcgggaagtgtttcattCAAAAAACACACCTCCTTgcgcaccagagagttcacacgggcGAGCTTCCTTttgcatgttcagagtgcgggaagtgtttcagtCAGAAAAGGTATCTTGTCAGTCATCAGAGAAGTCACATTGGAGAGCGCGCTTTCTCGTGTTcgcagtgcgggaaatgttttacgcGGAAAGAAAGTCTTCTCAGGCACAAGAAGCTTCACAGTGGATTGCGACCGTATtcctgctcagagtgcgggaaatgtttccctcAGAAAGGAGACCTTCTcgcacaccagagaagtcacatgGGCGAGCGCCCCTTCTCCTGTCTATTGTGCGGGAAATGTTACAGTCAGAAAAGGCACCTTCTTAGACACCAGACAAGTCACACGGGCGAGCGCCCGTTTTCATGTTtgcagtgcgggaaatgtttcacgcGGAAAGAAGGTCTGATTAGGCACGAGAGACTCCATACAGGTGTGCGTCCatattcatgctcagagtgcgggaaatgttttaatcAAAAAGTACACCTTCTAACACACCAGAAAACCCACACAGGTCGgcttccctattcatgttcagagtgcgggaagacCTTCAGACTggaaaaatgccttaaaaaacaCCAGAGGAGTCACACAAGCAAGTTTtcttgctcagagtgcgggaaatcgttCAATCAGGAAAGACAGCTTATTAAACACCAAAGgagtcacacgggcgagcgtcctttttcgtgttcagagtgcgggaaatgtttcagtcaGGAAAGGTACCTTATTAAACACCAGAAAAGTCACACAGGCGAGCATCCCTTCgcctgttcggagtgcgggaaaagttttaccCGGAAAGATAGCCTAATTAGGCACGAGAAGATTCACAGCGGAGACCGTCCGCATTCCTGTTCGGAGTGCGGCAAGTGTTTCAGTCAAAAACAGGACCTTCTTTCGCACCAGAGGATCCACATGGGAGAGCGTCCCTTTGCGTGCCCTTTGTGCGGGAAATGTTACAGTCAGAAGAGACACCTTCAGAGGCACCAAAGTAGCCACACGGGCATGCTTCGTTTTCCCTGCCcgcagtgcgggaaatgctttacgAGGAAAGAGGGTCTGGTAAGGCACGGTAGACTTCACACAGGAGTGAGGCcctattcctgttcagagtgcgggaaatgcttcttTCAGAAGGTGCACCTTCTAAGACACCAGAGGACTCACACGAACAAACCTCTTTTTACATGCTTGGAGTGTGGGAAATCGTTCAAAACGAAATCTGACTTTATTCTACACCAGTTTGAGCACGGCGTCTGA
- the LOC141104732 gene encoding uncharacterized protein isoform X2, with amino-acid sequence MEEWEYLERHKDLYKDVMMDNQQILSCVKKKIHLNKKIHKLSLEIIYLLIGENFPPVKSGDQVTITVPPPNSFTLERNNMLKILEVTNKIIELLTGEVPIRCQDVTVYFSMEEWEYLEGHKDLYKDVMMEYQLPNTSPDGYNFTHTKLYSEVYPCPKCDKSFTDRWDLTKHLSCHMGEIFVCECGKYFKDKSQLTRHLPVHTGEKPFTCLECGKCFSRKDTLVKHKRTHRDRKNSSCTECEKLFLKNLDFTRSRPEGSFACSECGKCFSQERDLCKHQGGHTGERPFSCSDCGLCFKQKAHLLNHLMRTHRGKFPFSCSSCGKSFKTKSEFDLYLRDHSARERYIVPESLECR; translated from the exons atggaggagtgggagtatttagaacgacacaaggatctctacaaggacgtcatgatggacaatcagcagaTTTTAAgttgtgtaaaaaagaaaattcACTTGAATAAGAAAATACATAAGTTGTCCTTGGAGATCATCTACCTTCTGATTGGAGAG aattttcctcctgtgaagtctggtgaccaggtgaccatcacagtgcctcctccTAACTCTTTTACCTTAGAGAGAAACAACATGctgaagattctagaagtcaccaacaagataattgagctgctgacaggagag gttcctataaggtgtcaggatgtcactgtctatttctccatggaggagtgggagtatttagaaggacacaaggatctctacaaggacgtcatgatggagtaTCAACTGCCAAACACATCACCAG ATGGATACAATTTCACTCATACAAAACTCTACAGTGAAGTATATCCCTGCCCAAAGTGCGATAAATCTTTCACGGACAGATGGGACCTCACCAAGCATCTGAGCTGTCACATGGGAGAAATTTTTGTGTGTGAGTGCGGGAAGTATTTTAAAGACAAAAGTCAGCTGACGAGACACCTCCCGGTTCACACGGGTGAGAAACCTTTTACATGtttagagtgtgggaaatgtttctccCGTAAAGACACCCTTGTAAAACACAAGCGAACCCATAGGGACAGAAAGAACTCTTCATGTACAGAGTGTGAGAAATTGTTCCTAAAGAATCTGGACTTCACACGAAGCAGACCTGAGGGATCTTTcgcatgttcagagtgtgggaaatgttttagtcAGGAAAGAGACCTTTGTAAACACCAGGGaggtcacacgggtgagcgtcctttttcatgttcagactGCGGGTTATGCTTTAAGCAGAAAGCACACCTTCTCAATCATCTCATGAGAACTCATAGGGGGAAATTTCCATTTTCATGCTCAAGTTGTGGGAAATCGTTCAAAACAAAATCTGAATTTGATCTATACCTGAGAGATCACAGTGCTAGAGAGAGGTACATAGTTCCAGAGAGCCTGGAGTGTAGGTGA
- the LOC141104732 gene encoding uncharacterized protein isoform X1 codes for MEEWEYLERHKDLYKDVMMDNQQILSCVKKKIHLNKKIHKLSLEIIYLLIGENFPPVKSGDQVTITVPPPNSFTLERNNMLKILEVTNKIIELLTGEVPIRCQDVTVYFSMEEWEYLEGHKDLYKDVMMEYQLPNTSPADGYNFTHTKLYSEVYPCPKCDKSFTDRWDLTKHLSCHMGEIFVCECGKYFKDKSQLTRHLPVHTGEKPFTCLECGKCFSRKDTLVKHKRTHRDRKNSSCTECEKLFLKNLDFTRSRPEGSFACSECGKCFSQERDLCKHQGGHTGERPFSCSDCGLCFKQKAHLLNHLMRTHRGKFPFSCSSCGKSFKTKSEFDLYLRDHSARERYIVPESLECR; via the exons atggaggagtgggagtatttagaacgacacaaggatctctacaaggacgtcatgatggacaatcagcagaTTTTAAgttgtgtaaaaaagaaaattcACTTGAATAAGAAAATACATAAGTTGTCCTTGGAGATCATCTACCTTCTGATTGGAGAG aattttcctcctgtgaagtctggtgaccaggtgaccatcacagtgcctcctccTAACTCTTTTACCTTAGAGAGAAACAACATGctgaagattctagaagtcaccaacaagataattgagctgctgacaggagag gttcctataaggtgtcaggatgtcactgtctatttctccatggaggagtgggagtatttagaaggacacaaggatctctacaaggacgtcatgatggagtaTCAACTGCCAAACACATCACCAG CAGATGGATACAATTTCACTCATACAAAACTCTACAGTGAAGTATATCCCTGCCCAAAGTGCGATAAATCTTTCACGGACAGATGGGACCTCACCAAGCATCTGAGCTGTCACATGGGAGAAATTTTTGTGTGTGAGTGCGGGAAGTATTTTAAAGACAAAAGTCAGCTGACGAGACACCTCCCGGTTCACACGGGTGAGAAACCTTTTACATGtttagagtgtgggaaatgtttctccCGTAAAGACACCCTTGTAAAACACAAGCGAACCCATAGGGACAGAAAGAACTCTTCATGTACAGAGTGTGAGAAATTGTTCCTAAAGAATCTGGACTTCACACGAAGCAGACCTGAGGGATCTTTcgcatgttcagagtgtgggaaatgttttagtcAGGAAAGAGACCTTTGTAAACACCAGGGaggtcacacgggtgagcgtcctttttcatgttcagactGCGGGTTATGCTTTAAGCAGAAAGCACACCTTCTCAATCATCTCATGAGAACTCATAGGGGGAAATTTCCATTTTCATGCTCAAGTTGTGGGAAATCGTTCAAAACAAAATCTGAATTTGATCTATACCTGAGAGATCACAGTGCTAGAGAGAGGTACATAGTTCCAGAGAGCCTGGAGTGTAGGTGA
- the LOC141104676 gene encoding uncharacterized protein isoform X1, with the protein MMEGDMTERILDLTLEIIYLLTGESFPPVKSGDQVTITVPPPQFLTPEKTNNMQKILEVIKKMMELLTGEVPIRCQDVTVYFSMEEWEYLEGHKDLYKDVKLENEETLISPADGHDVWNTSEEHLMSSTDDYSIIQYSPDIKPTIEHVDHGLYCAERSADPSNLEELFVDAPNIYEDLHSTPAPEDPCKLEELSELRIDIPNIYSGVHSMDTSADSSNPEDVSDKLHIITLSLSPGASIAERTPDPKPEEPSYSPSDTVLYKSEEIYPLSLDEKGLTSTLEVHPSTDMDDLLFSCSECGKRFATKLHLVRHVTVHSRLRPFVCLECGKSFTSKSHLTRHVSHHTGVRPYSCSECGKSFIDKCVLVKHLRYHTGERPFVCAECGQSFVEKAHLNRHSKLHTGETPFSCSECGKCFHRKDTLIKHQRTHTSKRVYTCKKCGKGFAHRGMLIMHRQTHAGERPFSCAECGKRFKQKMSLQRHWKLHVEESSTLCLECGETFETKSELQVHQSAHTGEKTLSCSECEKLFVRKSDLVRHQRVHSGERPFSCSECGKSFTQKGSLDVHIKVHTGEKPFSCAECGKCFIQKTHLLAHQRVHTGELPFACSECGKCFSQKRYLVSHQRSHIGERAFSCSQCGKCFTRKESLLRHKKLHSGLRPYSCSECGKCFPQKGDLLAHQRSHMGERPFSCLLCGKCYSQKRHLLRHQTSHTGERPFSCLQCGKCFTRKEGLIRHERLHTGVRPYSCSECGKCFNQKVHLLTHQKTHTGRLPYSCSECGKTFRLEKCLKKHQRSHTSKFSCSECGKSFNQERQLIKHQRSHTGERPFSCSECGKCFSQERYLIKHQKSHTGEHPFACSECGKSFTRKDSLIRHEKIHSGDRPHSCSECGKCFSQKQDLLSHQRIHMGERPFACPLCGKCYSQKRHLQRHQSSHTGMLRFPCPQCGKCFTRKEGLVRHGRLHTGVRPYSCSECGKCFFQKVHLLRHQRTHTNKPLFTCLECGKSFKTKSDFILHQFEHGV; encoded by the exons ATGATGGAGGGGGACATGACTGAGAGGATCCtagacctcaccctggagatcatctacctgctgaccggagag AGTTTTCCTCCAGTGAAGTCTGGTGACCAGGTGACCATCACAGTTCCTCCACCTCAATTCCTCACACCTGAGAAAAccaacaacatgcagaagattctagaagtcatcaagaagatgatggagctgctgacaggagag gttcctataaggtgtcaggatgtcactgtctatttctccatggaggagtgggagtatttagaaggacacaaggatctctacaaggacgtcaagCTAGAGAACGAGGAGACCCTTATATCACCAG CAGATGGACACGATGTGTGGAATACCTCAGAGGAACATCTTATGTCCTCCACAGATGATTACAGCATCATACAATATTCTCCAGACATAAAGCCCACCATTGAACATGTAGATCACGGACTTTACTGTGCGGAGAGATCAGCGGACCCCTCTAATCTCGAGGAACTTTTTGTTGATGCCCCAAATATTTATGAAGACCTTCACAGTACACCTGCTCCAGAAGATCCATGTAAACTTGAGGAGCTTTCTGAGTTACGTATTGATATCCCGAATATTTATTCGGGAGTTCACAGTATGGACACGTCGGCAGATTCCTCCAATCCTGAGGACGTTTCTGATAAGTTACACATTATTACCCTGAGTTTGTCTCCAGGAGCTTCCATTGCAGAAAGGACACCAGATCCGAAACCTGAGGAACCTTCTTATAGTCCCTCAGATACTGTTCTATACAAATCTGAAGAGATATATCCATTGTCTTTGGATGAGAAAGGCTTAACATCAACTCTTGAAGTACACCCGAGCACAGACATGGACGATCTGCTGTTCTCGTGTTCCGAGTGCGGGAAGCGTTTCGCCACAAAATTGCACCTTGTCCGTCACGTGACAGTTCACAGCAGACTGCGGCCCTTTGTGTGCTTGGAGTGCGGGAAAAGCTTCACCTCGAAATCGCATCTCACCAGACACGTAAGCCATCACACGGGGGTGCGGCCCTAttcctgttcggagtgcgggaaatcctTCATCGACAAATGTGTCCTCGTCAAACACCTGAGATATCACACAGGCGAGAGGCCGTTTGTGTGCGCGGAGTGCGGGCAGTCCTTTGTAGAGAAAGCCCACCTGAATAGGCACTCCAAACTTCACACGGGCGAGACCCCtttttcgtgttcagagtgcgggaagtgtttccaccGGAAGGACACCCTCATTAAACACCAGCGAACCCACACGAGCAAGAGGGTGTACACGTGTAAGAAGTGCGGGAAAGGTTTCGCCCACAGGGGCATGCTGATCATGCACCGGCAAACCCACGCGGGCGAGCGGCCGTTTTCTTGCGCAGAGTGCGGAAAGCGCTTCAAGCAGAAAATGTCACTGCAGCGGCACTGGAAGCTTCACGTAGAGGAGAGTTCCACGTTGTGTTTGGAGTGTGGGGAAACCTTCGAAACGAAATCGGAGCTTCAAGTGCATCAAAGCGCTCACACGGGCGAGAAGACCCTATCGTGTTCGGAGTGCGAGAAACTGTTCGTGAGGAAGTCAGACCTGGTTAGACATCAGAGAGTTCACTCTGGCGAGAGGCCCTTTtcgtgttctgagtgcgggaaaagcTTCACACAGAAAGGAAGCCTTGACGTGCATATCAAAGtccacacgggtgagaagccgttcTCCTGTgcggagtgcgggaagtgtttcattCAAAAAACACACCTCCTTgcgcaccagagagttcacacgggcGAGCTTCCTTttgcatgttcagagtgcgggaagtgtttcagtCAGAAAAGGTATCTTGTCAGTCATCAGAGAAGTCACATTGGAGAGCGCGCTTTCTCGTGTTcgcagtgcgggaaatgttttacgcGGAAAGAAAGTCTTCTCAGGCACAAGAAGCTTCACAGTGGATTGCGACCGTATtcctgctcagagtgcgggaaatgtttccctcAGAAAGGAGACCTTCTcgcacaccagagaagtcacatgGGCGAGCGCCCCTTCTCCTGTCTATTGTGCGGGAAATGTTACAGTCAGAAAAGGCACCTTCTTAGACACCAGACAAGTCACACGGGCGAGCGCCCGTTTTCATGTTtgcagtgcgggaaatgtttcacgcGGAAAGAAGGTCTGATTAGGCACGAGAGACTCCATACAGGTGTGCGTCCatattcatgctcagagtgcgggaaatgttttaatcAAAAAGTACACCTTCTAACACACCAGAAAACCCACACAGGTCGgcttccctattcatgttcagagtgcgggaagacCTTCAGACTggaaaaatgccttaaaaaacaCCAGAGGAGTCACACAAGCAAGTTTtcttgctcagagtgcgggaaatcgttCAATCAGGAAAGACAGCTTATTAAACACCAAAGgagtcacacgggcgagcgtcctttttcgtgttcagagtgcgggaaatgtttcagtcaGGAAAGGTACCTTATTAAACACCAGAAAAGTCACACAGGCGAGCATCCCTTCgcctgttcggagtgcgggaaaagttttaccCGGAAAGATAGCCTAATTAGGCACGAGAAGATTCACAGCGGAGACCGTCCGCATTCCTGTTCGGAGTGCGGCAAGTGTTTCAGTCAAAAACAGGACCTTCTTTCGCACCAGAGGATCCACATGGGAGAGCGTCCCTTTGCGTGCCCTTTGTGCGGGAAATGTTACAGTCAGAAGAGACACCTTCAGAGGCACCAAAGTAGCCACACGGGCATGCTTCGTTTTCCCTGCCcgcagtgcgggaaatgctttacgAGGAAAGAGGGTCTGGTAAGGCACGGTAGACTTCACACAGGAGTGAGGCcctattcctgttcagagtgcgggaaatgcttcttTCAGAAGGTGCACCTTCTAAGACACCAGAGGACTCACACGAACAAACCTCTTTTTACATGCTTGGAGTGTGGGAAATCGTTCAAAACGAAATCTGACTTTATTCTACACCAGTTTGAGCACGGCGTCTGA